In Rosa chinensis cultivar Old Blush chromosome 1, RchiOBHm-V2, whole genome shotgun sequence, a genomic segment contains:
- the LOC112176257 gene encoding uncharacterized protein LOC112176257 isoform X2 yields the protein MTPVRCIHLSHSTVLYWPLNSHHSATLPPNERKDFNDKRSSGKHKDGNKRFQTTKPIPPHLGPQKMSRHPLGAALPAHTELLIPIKNAAVLNLKTAPTSPQLSLTQTRKPCPAIRAVSIDEIPPNALRRKRDSNWRGGFSVGVDLGLSRTGLALSKGFSVRPLTVLNLRGQKLEVKILEIAKQEEADEFIIGLPKSSDGKETPQSNKVRSVAGRLAATAAERGWRVYLQDENGTSIEAMDRMINILFPGASAGLIVKAKLMPTLP from the exons ATGACCCCAGTAAGATGTATTCATTTAAGCCATAGTACAGTTTTATATTGGCCATTGAACTCGCATCATTCTGCAACTCTGCCCCCAAATGAAAGAAAAG ATTTTAACGACAAACGTTCGTCGGGTAAACACAAGGATGGGAATAAACGATTTCAAACTACAAAGCCTATCCCACCTCACTTGGGTCCTCAGAAAATGTCTCGTCACCCACTCGGAGCTGCTCTCCCGGCGCACACCGAACTCCTCATTCCGATCAAAAACGCCGCCGTTCTGAACCTCAAAACCGCCCCCACCTCTCCTCAACTCTCTCTCACCCAAACCCGTAAACCCTGCCCTGCAATAAGGGCAGTCTCCATCGATGAAATTCCCCCAAATGCCCTCCGCCGGAAGCGCGACTCCAACTGGAGAGGAGGCTTTAGCGTAGGGGTAGACTTGGGATTGTCCCGCACCGGCCTCGCCCTCAGCAAAGGCTTCTCCGTCCGTCCCCTCACC GTGTTGAATTTGAGAGGGCAGAAGCTTGAGGTTAAAATCCTTGAGATTGCAAAGCAAGAG GAGGCTGATGAGTTTATAATCGGGCTTCCGAAATCGAGTGATGGGAAAGAGACACCTCAGTCTAACAAAGTTCGTAGTGTCGCCGGCAGACTTGCTGCTACTGCTGCTGAGAG GGGTTGGAGAGTATACCTGCAAGATGAAAATGGGACATCCATCGAAGCCATGGATCGAATGATTAACAT TCTCTTTCCAGGGGCCTCAGCAGGTCTGATCGTCAAAGCAAAATTGATGCCTACGCTGCCATG A
- the LOC112176257 gene encoding uncharacterized protein LOC112176257 isoform X1: MTPVRCIHLSHSTVLYWPLNSHHSATLPPNERKDFNDKRSSGKHKDGNKRFQTTKPIPPHLGPQKMSRHPLGAALPAHTELLIPIKNAAVLNLKTAPTSPQLSLTQTRKPCPAIRAVSIDEIPPNALRRKRDSNWRGGFSVGVDLGLSRTGLALSKGFSVRPLTVLNLRGQKLEVKILEIAKQEEADEFIIGLPKSSDGKETPQSNKVRSVAGRLAATAAERGWRVYLQDENGTSIEAMDRMINMGLSRSDRQSKIDAYAAMMVLERYFSMSGEGTELVLPRNLDLQDRLRRGPPKDVDYFSEDDED; the protein is encoded by the exons ATGACCCCAGTAAGATGTATTCATTTAAGCCATAGTACAGTTTTATATTGGCCATTGAACTCGCATCATTCTGCAACTCTGCCCCCAAATGAAAGAAAAG ATTTTAACGACAAACGTTCGTCGGGTAAACACAAGGATGGGAATAAACGATTTCAAACTACAAAGCCTATCCCACCTCACTTGGGTCCTCAGAAAATGTCTCGTCACCCACTCGGAGCTGCTCTCCCGGCGCACACCGAACTCCTCATTCCGATCAAAAACGCCGCCGTTCTGAACCTCAAAACCGCCCCCACCTCTCCTCAACTCTCTCTCACCCAAACCCGTAAACCCTGCCCTGCAATAAGGGCAGTCTCCATCGATGAAATTCCCCCAAATGCCCTCCGCCGGAAGCGCGACTCCAACTGGAGAGGAGGCTTTAGCGTAGGGGTAGACTTGGGATTGTCCCGCACCGGCCTCGCCCTCAGCAAAGGCTTCTCCGTCCGTCCCCTCACC GTGTTGAATTTGAGAGGGCAGAAGCTTGAGGTTAAAATCCTTGAGATTGCAAAGCAAGAG GAGGCTGATGAGTTTATAATCGGGCTTCCGAAATCGAGTGATGGGAAAGAGACACCTCAGTCTAACAAAGTTCGTAGTGTCGCCGGCAGACTTGCTGCTACTGCTGCTGAGAG GGGTTGGAGAGTATACCTGCAAGATGAAAATGGGACATCCATCGAAGCCATGGATCGAATGATTAACAT GGGCCTCAGCAGGTCTGATCGTCAAAGCAAAATTGATGCCTACGCTGCCATG ATGGTGCTGGAGCGATATTTTTCCATGTCAGGTGAAGGAACTGAGCTTGTACTGCCCAGGAATTTGGATCTGCAAGACAGACTTCGAAGAGGTCCACCCAAAGACGTTGATTACTTCTCTGAAGACGATGAGGATTGA